A genomic region of Methanobacterium sp. SMA-27 contains the following coding sequences:
- a CDS encoding TIGR03576 family pyridoxal phosphate-dependent enzyme yields the protein MLVNSLVDEVNRRENALKIIKKILQTQGRNGFFDLTGLAGGFPILPEDKDLLETYAGSAVFEDAIQTLGKIHLGGEKILALNRTSSGIFAAIIALVKEGDEIVHYLPKSPAHPSIPRSAELVGANYKEFDDINDFKVGENTSLVFITGSTMDHDVISKEEFLKIIEISKSREIPVFVDDASGARLRTIVYKQPRAMDMGADIAITSTDKLMGGPRGGLMSGKSDIMIRVKSKAHQFGLEAQSPLVAGMVRALENLSPEIILEAFINKHDLYNALKEDFKHVKETPTGLMLTPESLKLELTDRGIKTDLSPTDLAFLFAMLLLRNNGIITIPAVGMPGASATIRIDLASNDAARITTEEIVKSFLDSLSNLVNIIDDTDACKAVLYE from the coding sequence ATGCTTGTTAATTCTTTAGTTGACGAAGTTAATAGGAGAGAGAATGCTCTCAAAATTATCAAAAAAATACTGCAGACACAGGGAAGAAATGGATTTTTTGATCTTACAGGATTAGCTGGTGGATTTCCAATATTACCCGAAGATAAAGATCTTCTTGAAACTTATGCTGGATCCGCAGTATTTGAAGATGCAATCCAAACACTTGGAAAAATTCACTTAGGTGGAGAAAAGATTTTAGCTCTCAACAGGACTAGTTCTGGTATATTTGCAGCTATTATTGCACTTGTAAAAGAAGGTGATGAAATTGTTCATTATCTCCCTAAATCACCAGCCCACCCATCCATACCAAGAAGTGCAGAACTTGTTGGTGCAAACTACAAAGAATTCGACGATATCAATGATTTTAAAGTGGGAGAAAATACTTCGCTTGTTTTTATAACAGGATCCACCATGGATCATGATGTCATTTCCAAAGAAGAGTTTTTAAAGATCATTGAAATTTCAAAGTCAAGGGAAATTCCAGTTTTTGTTGATGATGCTTCTGGAGCCAGACTACGTACAATTGTATACAAACAACCTCGTGCAATGGATATGGGTGCGGATATTGCCATTACAAGTACGGATAAATTGATGGGTGGTCCAAGAGGAGGATTAATGTCGGGAAAATCGGATATTATGATTAGAGTTAAATCAAAGGCCCATCAATTTGGTTTGGAAGCTCAATCACCATTAGTAGCAGGTATGGTCAGAGCTCTTGAAAATTTAAGCCCTGAAATAATTCTCGAAGCATTTATAAATAAACACGATCTTTACAATGCTTTAAAAGAAGATTTCAAGCATGTTAAAGAAACTCCGACAGGGTTGATGTTAACTCCAGAATCTCTTAAATTAGAATTGACAGACAGGGGAATAAAAACAGATCTAAGTCCGACTGATTTGGCTTTTCTCTTTGCAATGTTGTTATTAAGAAATAATGGCATAATAACTATCCCTGCTGTGGGTATGCCTGGTGCATCTGCCACCATACGTATAGATCTAGCTTCAAATGATGCAGCAAGAATAACAACAGAAGAAATAGTGAAATCCTTTTTAGATTCTCTTTCCAATCTGGTTAATATCATCGATGATACCGATGCATGTAAGGCTGTACTTTACGAATAA
- a CDS encoding TIGR00288 family NYN domain-containing protein — protein sequence MRSFEKLSSLKDYIPLKRSESGGKNIGLLVDGPNMLRKEFSLNLDLVRDIIAEYGNMRVGKVLLNQYASDKLIEAIVNQGFTPIVVAGDTDVYMAVEAMELIYNPNIDIIALMTRDADFLPIINKAKENGKETIVIGAEPGFSAALQNSADSAIILKSENINKKNE from the coding sequence ATGCGCAGTTTTGAAAAATTAAGTTCCTTAAAGGATTATATTCCTCTCAAGAGGAGTGAATCTGGAGGGAAGAATATTGGTCTTTTAGTTGATGGCCCTAATATGTTAAGAAAGGAGTTCAGTCTTAATCTGGATTTAGTTAGAGACATAATAGCAGAATATGGAAATATGAGGGTTGGTAAAGTCCTTTTAAATCAATATGCTTCAGATAAATTAATCGAAGCAATAGTTAATCAAGGGTTCACACCCATCGTAGTTGCTGGAGACACCGATGTTTACATGGCGGTTGAAGCCATGGAACTTATTTATAATCCTAATATTGATATTATTGCTCTCATGACTCGTGATGCTGATTTTTTACCCATAATCAATAAAGCTAAAGAAAATGGAAAGGAAACTATTGTTATAGGTGCAGAACCAGGTTTCAGTGCAGCCCTACAGAATTCTGCCGATAGTGCAATCATTCTAAAGTCTGAAAATATCAATAAAAAGAATGAATAA
- a CDS encoding sensor histidine kinase — protein MGSGPGGNAIKTGNTIVCRDINTNGTFSPWREEAKRHGFSSLIVLPLKMDGEVYGAMGIYADEIDAFDPGEVKLLEELSNDLSFGLKAMRARFEKEKVEIALRESEAKFRSFIETAEEGVWIIDEKAKTNYVNDAMLKILGYTRNEMMGHSFFEFMDDENKNYAKKKLERRKKGFGEKYDFKFIHKNGSSVWTIISAKPLYKNNKFIGSLGMLTDITKRKEMEEELKKSLNEKEMLLKEIHHRVKNNLMVISSLLNLQSNYIKNKEDFDMFRESQNRAKSMALIHELLYRSDDLKSINFGDYMGTLIKDLFNTYINDPSHLKLNLDLQNIKLDINTSIPLGLIVNELVSNSMKYAFPDGREGEINISLKTEDGEYILIVGDNGVGIRDDIDFRNTDSLGLQLVNNLTQQIDGEIELNKKHGTEFIIKFEEASF, from the coding sequence ATTGGTAGTGGACCTGGTGGAAATGCTATAAAAACAGGAAATACTATAGTGTGTCGTGATATCAATACAAATGGCACGTTTTCACCGTGGAGAGAAGAAGCCAAAAGACATGGTTTTTCATCGCTCATAGTTTTACCACTGAAAATGGATGGAGAAGTTTACGGTGCCATGGGTATTTATGCAGATGAGATAGATGCTTTTGATCCTGGAGAAGTGAAGTTATTAGAGGAATTATCTAATGATTTATCATTTGGGCTTAAAGCCATGAGGGCTCGTTTCGAAAAAGAAAAGGTCGAAATAGCATTACGAGAAAGTGAAGCAAAGTTCCGGTCTTTTATTGAAACAGCGGAGGAAGGGGTTTGGATTATTGATGAAAAAGCCAAAACAAACTATGTAAACGATGCTATGCTAAAAATATTAGGTTATACAAGGAATGAAATGATGGGACATTCATTTTTTGAATTTATGGATGATGAAAATAAAAATTATGCAAAGAAAAAACTTGAAAGACGTAAAAAGGGTTTTGGCGAAAAATATGATTTCAAATTCATTCATAAAAATGGATCCAGTGTATGGACTATAATTTCAGCAAAACCTCTCTATAAAAACAATAAATTTATTGGATCATTGGGAATGTTAACCGACATAACTAAACGAAAGGAGATGGAAGAAGAGTTAAAAAAATCATTAAATGAAAAAGAGATGTTATTAAAGGAGATCCATCATAGGGTTAAAAATAATTTAATGGTTATTTCAAGTCTTTTAAATCTTCAATCAAATTATATTAAAAATAAAGAAGATTTTGATATGTTCCGTGAAAGTCAAAACCGTGCAAAGTCCATGGCACTTATCCACGAACTTCTCTACAGATCAGATGATCTTAAAAGCATAAACTTTGGAGATTACATGGGTACTCTAATAAAAGATCTTTTCAATACGTATATTAATGATCCATCCCATTTAAAACTGAATTTGGACCTTCAAAATATAAAGCTTGATATCAATACATCAATTCCTTTAGGGCTCATAGTAAATGAGTTAGTATCAAACTCCATGAAGTATGCATTTCCCGATGGAAGAGAAGGAGAGATAAATATTAGTCTGAAGACAGAGGATGGTGAATACATATTGATAGTTGGAGACAATGGAGTGGGCATACGTGATGATATCGATTTTAGGAATACTGATTCTTTGGGGCTTCAGCTAGTAAACAATTTAACTCAACAAATTGACGGTGAAATAGAACTCAATAAAAAACATGGCACTGAATTCATTATTAAATTTGAGGAAGCATCATTTTAA
- a CDS encoding PAS domain S-box protein yields MDTSGKILDINEASTKRLGRTKNDLVGSNYKDIIPPETAELRGKYVERTIKLNKIIEFEDIRDGTCFHHTLLPLSDNGIVKRIVVNSQDITKRKDDEKAFITINSYNRVLIDASIDPFITVNPNGKITDANKAVETVTGHDLKQVIGTNFSNYFTDPGYALDGFKKVFKNGFVENYPLKIMHKEGHIVHVLINVSLYYDEKGEIIGVFAAIRDITELKIAEKALKQANQYNRSLIEANIDPLVTIGLDGKVTDVNRATEKVTGCSRNEIIGSDFSDYFTEPDKAKEGYEEVFRKGYVKDYPLEIQHLDGDITPVLYNASIYRDESGDVVGVFAAARDITKRKKIENELLRANRALRVIRYSDEVMTRATTEYELMNKICSVIVENGGYKFAWIGFGEDD; encoded by the coding sequence ATTGATACTTCAGGCAAGATATTAGATATTAATGAAGCTTCAACCAAAAGATTAGGAAGAACTAAAAATGATCTGGTTGGTTCTAACTATAAAGATATTATTCCTCCGGAAACAGCTGAATTGAGAGGTAAATACGTTGAAAGAACAATAAAGTTGAATAAAATAATTGAATTCGAAGATATTAGGGATGGAACTTGTTTTCATCATACATTACTACCCCTGTCAGATAATGGTATAGTTAAACGTATTGTTGTAAACAGTCAAGATATTACAAAGCGTAAAGATGATGAAAAAGCATTTATCACCATAAATTCATATAATCGAGTTTTAATTGATGCAAGTATAGATCCATTTATAACGGTTAATCCCAATGGCAAAATAACTGATGCTAATAAAGCAGTTGAAACTGTAACTGGGCATGATCTGAAACAAGTTATAGGAACTAATTTTTCAAATTACTTCACAGACCCAGGTTATGCATTAGATGGATTTAAAAAAGTATTCAAAAATGGTTTTGTTGAAAACTATCCCCTTAAAATAATGCACAAAGAAGGGCATATCGTTCATGTTTTAATAAATGTTTCATTATACTATGATGAAAAAGGTGAGATAATAGGTGTTTTTGCAGCGATTCGTGATATAACTGAACTTAAAATAGCAGAAAAAGCATTAAAACAGGCCAATCAGTATAATCGTAGTTTAATTGAGGCAAATATTGATCCATTGGTAACAATTGGTCTTGATGGGAAGGTTACCGATGTTAATAGAGCTACTGAGAAGGTTACTGGTTGTTCTCGGAATGAAATTATTGGATCAGATTTTTCAGATTATTTTACAGAGCCTGATAAGGCTAAGGAAGGTTATGAAGAGGTTTTTCGTAAAGGATATGTAAAAGATTATCCTCTTGAAATTCAGCATCTTGATGGGGACATTACACCTGTTTTGTATAATGCTTCCATTTATAGGGATGAATCAGGTGATGTGGTTGGTGTTTTTGCTGCTGCAAGGGATATAACAAAACGTAAAAAAATTGAAAATGAATTGTTACGTGCTAATCGTGCACTTAGAGTGATACGTTACAGTGATGAGGTGATGACACGTGCAACAACAGAATATGAGCTGATGAATAAAATTTGCAGTGTAATAGTTGAAAATGGTGGCTATAAATTCGCATGGATTGGATTTGGTGAGGATGATTAA
- a CDS encoding PAS domain S-box protein, translating into MSKVIILVVEDDVVEAMDIKRILESMGYSVPETASSGEEALQKLTEFRPDVILMDIILSGGMDGIETAEVIKNQYKIPIIYLTTYSETETVERAKLTEPYAYLIKPFNSNDLKNSIEIVIYKHEMEIKLKEEQEHFKNLFENAPIGIFHSTPDGKICRVNKALSNMWGYDSPEELIKDVNKTNIMKKLYVDQQNHREFVDEVLTDKNWHSYNNRYYKKDGSIMTAELSFRAVRDGNSSIIYLEGFVKDVTDQIQAENALKKSQSRYKLISENTGDVIWIMNIVTGKFTYVSPSVYQLLGYTSEEILNRPIKDVITQEAYKFISNNMSIRIKGFLYGNDNFQVMTHFIDQIDKVGKIVPTEVVTTLIINKEGQINEVLGVSRDISERRTIEESLIESEEKYRTLFESNPDYTLLLDTNGKIVDVNQASLNVIGLSKDEFIGKQISDLDIVLEEDLNNIVKLPDMLDGHSIKPFEVRLIDKDGKVRWINVQVTTIEKNGKTSFILIIAIDITESKQFENKLTNSIREKEVLLQEIHHRVKNNMQIISSLLNIQTRYVDDAESVNVLKESQNRVKSMAMIHEKLYNSRSFNKIYFVDYIESLVWDLFYSYSIKKGTIKPVLDIDDIKLNIETSVPCGLIITELVSNCLKYAFPDGRQGELKVSLKIKDDYYELNISDNGIGFPENIDFKNTESLGLQLVNSLTDQIDGEIELDNTNGTEFKIRFQELVYKDRI; encoded by the coding sequence ATGTCTAAAGTCATAATTTTAGTGGTTGAAGATGATGTTGTAGAAGCTATGGACATCAAGAGAATTCTTGAATCTATGGGATACAGTGTTCCTGAAACAGCTTCATCAGGAGAGGAAGCTCTACAAAAATTAACAGAATTTAGACCTGATGTTATTTTAATGGATATAATATTAAGCGGTGGAATGGATGGTATTGAAACTGCTGAGGTAATTAAAAATCAATATAAAATACCAATAATATATTTAACTACTTATTCTGAAACAGAAACTGTTGAAAGGGCTAAATTAACCGAACCATATGCATATTTAATAAAACCATTTAATTCTAATGATTTAAAAAATTCAATTGAAATTGTAATTTACAAACATGAAATGGAAATAAAATTGAAAGAGGAACAGGAACATTTCAAAAATTTATTTGAAAACGCACCTATTGGAATTTTCCATTCAACACCCGATGGAAAAATATGTAGAGTTAACAAGGCACTTTCAAATATGTGGGGATATGATTCTCCTGAAGAATTAATCAAAGACGTAAACAAGACCAACATAATGAAAAAACTCTATGTTGATCAACAAAATCATCGTGAATTTGTTGATGAAGTATTAACAGATAAAAATTGGCATTCCTACAATAATAGATACTATAAAAAAGATGGAAGTATAATGACTGCTGAACTGTCTTTCAGAGCAGTAAGGGATGGTAATTCCAGTATAATCTATCTTGAAGGATTTGTTAAAGATGTTACTGACCAAATACAAGCTGAAAATGCTCTTAAAAAAAGTCAATCTCGTTATAAATTGATTTCAGAAAATACAGGCGATGTCATATGGATAATGAATATAGTAACAGGTAAATTTACCTATGTCAGTCCATCAGTTTATCAATTACTCGGATATACATCAGAAGAAATTTTAAATAGGCCCATAAAGGATGTTATAACTCAAGAAGCTTATAAATTCATATCTAATAACATGTCTATTAGAATTAAAGGTTTTTTATATGGAAATGATAATTTTCAAGTAATGACTCATTTCATTGATCAGATTGATAAAGTGGGAAAGATAGTTCCAACAGAAGTTGTAACCACTCTTATAATAAACAAAGAAGGACAGATTAACGAAGTATTAGGTGTTAGTAGGGATATTAGCGAACGTAGAACTATAGAAGAATCATTAATTGAAAGTGAAGAGAAATACAGAACATTATTTGAATCAAATCCGGATTATACACTCCTTTTAGACACAAATGGGAAAATTGTGGATGTTAATCAAGCATCACTTAACGTAATAGGTTTATCAAAGGACGAGTTTATTGGAAAACAAATATCAGATCTAGATATTGTCTTAGAAGAAGACCTGAATAATATTGTAAAACTTCCTGATATGTTAGATGGACACTCTATTAAACCATTTGAGGTTAGATTAATTGATAAAGATGGAAAAGTGAGATGGATCAATGTTCAAGTCACTACAATAGAAAAAAATGGTAAAACTTCTTTCATACTGATTATTGCAATCGATATAACTGAAAGTAAACAATTTGAAAATAAGCTAACAAACTCTATCAGGGAAAAAGAAGTGCTACTACAGGAAATTCACCATAGAGTTAAAAATAATATGCAGATAATATCAAGCCTATTAAACATTCAAACAAGGTATGTTGATGATGCAGAATCAGTAAATGTGCTTAAAGAAAGTCAAAATCGTGTTAAATCCATGGCCATGATCCATGAGAAGTTATACAATTCCCGATCCTTCAACAAAATATATTTTGTGGATTATATTGAAAGTTTGGTTTGGGATCTATTTTATTCGTACTCAATTAAAAAGGGAACCATCAAACCTGTCCTTGACATTGATGATATTAAACTGAATATAGAAACTTCTGTACCTTGTGGACTAATTATAACCGAATTAGTGTCAAACTGCTTGAAATATGCATTTCCTGATGGACGTCAAGGAGAATTAAAAGTATCTCTTAAAATTAAAGACGATTATTACGAGTTAAACATTAGTGATAACGGTATTGGTTTCCCTGAAAATATTGACTTTAAAAATACAGAATCATTAGGTTTACAACTGGTAAATAGCTTGACAGATCAAATTGATGGGGAAATAGAGCTTGATAATACTAATGGAACAGAATTTAAAATAAGATTCCAAGAATTAGTATACAAAGATAGAATCTAA
- a CDS encoding serine O-acetyltransferase: MGSRNLIKEDFRRQLAYKRANKYKKNHLRNYGLFISLFFIDTGFRAVILHRICHSQCPNSKLRIYIAYFFYRLLTSIEISPRAEIGTGLYFPHPQCVVIGNIKLGKNCTVYQGVTIGAKLPFHKEYPKIGNNAYIGAGSTILGGITIGNNVTIGAKTMVLKDIPSNSIVIGNPAKITEKTKKT, encoded by the coding sequence ATGGGCTCTCGAAATTTAATAAAAGAAGATTTTCGTCGACAATTAGCTTACAAGAGGGCTAATAAATATAAAAAAAATCATTTACGAAATTATGGTCTATTTATATCGTTATTTTTTATTGATACAGGATTTAGAGCTGTTATATTACATAGAATATGCCATTCTCAATGTCCAAACTCAAAATTAAGAATATATATTGCATACTTTTTTTACAGATTACTTACATCCATTGAAATTTCGCCAAGGGCAGAAATTGGAACGGGATTATATTTTCCCCATCCACAATGCGTTGTAATTGGAAATATTAAATTGGGAAAAAATTGTACAGTATATCAGGGAGTTACAATAGGTGCAAAACTTCCATTTCACAAAGAATATCCAAAAATAGGAAATAATGCATACATTGGAGCGGGATCAACAATATTAGGTGGAATAACCATTGGAAATAATGTCACTATTGGTGCTAAAACTATGGTGTTAAAAGATATACCCTCTAATTCAATTGTAATTGGTAACCCTGCAAAAATAACTGAAAAAACCAAAAAAACTTAA
- a CDS encoding site-specific integrase, protein MEKEQEYLKRWYTLRNLSKGTQRTYESIIYKYKKFTGKSFEELIDEGEKEEVDRIRLRKRKLMDYILGFKSELEDNGTAPGTIRNNIAAVISFYKAFDIQTPDIKLPAGDIGLEKNQGKLLTREEIKSMIDVANIRDKALIYFLALTGMSQAEARHFTVKKFLDSASEAIGKDISDLDRLFEYEDKIIEEILMLDIVRRKVNYKYQTFLPPEAIKPLITYIKSRQFNRNDKLHIKDINEPLFVTKDGFPMSRTGVGNEIKRVGILAGFNRTEGAYCFWRPHAMRKYFISTIINEIGDHILADYLAGHKIDSIKRAYWKAGPDVLKRKYLEVLPFLSIDKINVENSKEYSELKDQNIYLKNDLKNIKAKLANLNDLNQVIKIPAVQNAIKQELSNM, encoded by the coding sequence ATGGAAAAAGAACAGGAATACTTAAAAAGGTGGTATACACTTAGAAATTTATCAAAAGGAACTCAGAGAACTTATGAATCTATTATATACAAATATAAGAAGTTTACGGGGAAATCTTTTGAGGAACTAATCGATGAAGGCGAAAAAGAAGAAGTAGATAGGATTAGGCTAAGAAAACGTAAGTTAATGGATTATATTTTGGGATTTAAAAGTGAATTAGAAGATAATGGTACTGCTCCGGGAACAATAAGAAATAACATCGCTGCTGTTATATCCTTTTACAAAGCTTTTGATATTCAAACTCCAGATATAAAATTGCCTGCTGGTGATATTGGTTTAGAAAAAAATCAGGGAAAATTATTAACTCGAGAAGAGATTAAATCTATGATTGATGTCGCTAATATTAGGGATAAAGCTTTAATTTATTTTTTAGCCCTTACAGGTATGAGTCAAGCAGAAGCTAGACACTTTACTGTTAAAAAGTTTTTAGATTCTGCATCAGAAGCTATTGGAAAAGATATCTCTGATTTAGACAGATTATTTGAATATGAAGACAAGATCATTGAAGAAATATTAATGTTAGATATTGTCAGAAGAAAAGTTAATTACAAATATCAAACATTTCTTCCACCAGAAGCCATCAAACCATTAATAACTTACATAAAATCTAGACAATTCAATAGGAACGATAAACTACACATAAAAGATATTAATGAACCTTTATTCGTAACAAAAGACGGGTTTCCAATGAGTAGAACTGGTGTTGGGAACGAAATAAAACGTGTAGGTATACTTGCAGGGTTTAATAGAACTGAAGGTGCTTATTGTTTCTGGAGACCCCATGCAATGAGAAAATATTTCATAAGTACAATCATTAATGAAATAGGAGACCACATCTTAGCAGATTACCTTGCAGGCCATAAAATAGACAGCATTAAAAGAGCATATTGGAAAGCAGGTCCAGATGTCCTGAAGAGGAAATACTTGGAAGTTTTGCCATTTCTTAGTATTGATAAAATAAATGTTGAAAATAGTAAAGAATATTCAGAGTTAAAAGACCAAAATATCTATTTAAAAAATGACCTTAAAAATATTAAAGCTAAACTGGCAAATTTAAACGATTTAAATCAAGTAATTAAGATACCAGCAGTTCAAAATGCCATAAAACAAGAATTAAGTAATATGTAA